Genomic DNA from Prunus persica cultivar Lovell chromosome G1, Prunus_persica_NCBIv2, whole genome shotgun sequence:
ATGAACTTGAAACAGCTGAAGCAATCGAAGGAAATCAAATCATAACTTGAAAAaagagtgaagaaaaaaataaaactttacCAGGAAAATCAGGAATCAACTCATAGGCACGTTCTCTTCATCTGAACTATTGGCCTGTAGAGGTCCCTTACGACCTCCTTCACTATCACCAAGAATTTCACGGGCTGCTTTCTCAAGGAACTCATTGGCAGCAGATTGAACTGATTGTTTATTAGGGGATTGatatttcctcttcttttgaaCCTTCCTTTCTAGATACTTAATGTTTGACCCCTCTCCTCTACTAATGTCTCTCATACTTCGCTTCTGATCTGAACCAAATAAGCAATCCTTGAGTGGAATAAGATCAAGGTGTTGACAAAGTCACAATCCTGACATAAAGGGGAAATGAACACCTTACCAGGTGTAAGGTCTGGCAAAGAATGCTCGATGAAACGGGTAGCTGCCTGATAATTTAAAGTAGTAGATGGTCGCAATGGTgcttcaacaaaatcaaattgtcAACTGTAAGAATATAAAACCCCAGGAATCAAAGAATCATGGTAAATACCAAATGGAAAGTTTCAAACAATGATATCTAAAGCACATAACATCATAGCATGCTATCCATCATATATGTAATGCGAAGCAACAATGTGTCGTGTCCTTCTTGGTTGCAGCATTGTTTGAGAAAACAAGGGGAATGCTGAGCACATCACCCACACATGGCATGTGCGCGAATGGCAGAACCTCCATCAAATGCTCAGTCACCCACAGACAACAAGGAGATGCAAAGTACAGTCGCCCACACAACATGTGCACAAATGGCAGCACCTCAATCAATTGCTCGCAGTCACCCGCAGGCAACAAGGAGAATGCTAACCACAGTCATCCACACAACACGTGTGAATGGCAGCACCCAAACCAATTGCTCACAGTCGCCCACGGCACGTGGTTGACTGTGCCTAGCATAACTTGTTTAGAAGTCGGTCCATCAATAATTGCACTTCCAAATAAGAGTGTGTACCTTTACTCAAATCCACAAACCGCTGTAGCTTCTCCTGATACAATCTTAATCTCTCCTACATAAATGGAgaccataaaataaaaaggaaaaaaagaattcaGCATTTTATGATACAAACAGTTAAGCAAAATCATGTGATCTCAAAATTATGAGCTTATACACCCTAACCCATAAACAATCTCCAAAATGACAAGCAGTAAGCACTTAAAACAGAGCTACAATTGcacccaacaaaaaaagtgaTCAACTTCAAGATTTAgactaaaaattcaaaatataagcAAACCTACAAGCTCGGATTTGACGGGATGGTCATCCGGGTCTACTCCACTACACCTCAACCTCactggaaaacaaaaaaataacaaaagaattTCAACTAAAATCAAATTGGCTAACAAAGAACGACATGAAAACTAACAATTAAATCGGAACTAAATGAAAATTGGGCAAATGAAACCAAAGACATACCGGTGAAGAGGGTGGTAGTGGCCCTGGCTAGCAAGAGCAGGGACTGAGCTCGCTCGAGAGGCGGCGATTCGGCGAGGAGGTCAGGGTCGGAGAGAGACAAGACTTGGTGGAAGTGAAGTCCAACTTCTTCTACATGGCTCAAGGTTCTCTTCACTGATTCCATCACTGAATCTGGAACTATCGAGCTTCCTTCCATTGTTCtctggctctctctctcttctctctctgtgagACTGTGGCAGAGAACTGGAGAAAATCTCAAGGGTGTGACACTGACAAATTAGACAGCGAATATTCTGAGTCACAAGGAGAACGAGGCAGTAAAAGTTTCTCTCTTGTTTTCAGGGGGCTAGGGCTTGGATTTGGAACCAGGCTTATTATGGCGGCAGTTTAGGAAATAATGCGATTTTCGAGCCACAAGGTGgagagtttttaatttttaactttttcctacatttttttatttttggggcttttgaTACATTAACACAAAATGAGGAAATCTTTTTTCGGggcgaagaaaaaaaaatcaggagtgagaattttgaaaataaaaagttattaAGGGTGAAAAGTAATTAAGAATGtttattcaaaattcaattttgaacACACATAAGGTGATTTCGAATATTTACGCatgaatataaaatttaattataaaaatagttaAGAACGTTTACTCCTAAATACAaatttttgtgtttgaattCCACACCCTAATATTGCTTCTATTAGACcagttagaaaaaaaaaaatcataaatggaCAAGAATCAATTACATAATAATCCATCTAATTTGGAAAATTCGATAttgagtttgtttgttttttgcttttatcattttgtttcctctttctttACAATTCTTTATTGAgagaagaaagggaaaaaggaTTTGGagccaaacaaaacaacaaaatatccAAACCACCCATCGACCACACCCCCACATACACGATTACACTACAGCTTACATCAATGGAGTACCAAATTGACCAACATCAATGGAACCATAGCCGATTCCATCTTCTACCATAGCAGCAAGCCtgctgctctctctctctctctctctcagcggAAAGTACATACATGCCCATTGGCAAGCCTTCCCatttattttgctttctcaGAAGAAATTCAACGAACAAAATGCACATGCCGTCTTTGATTTCTGTGAGTTATTCATTTATGCTCATTCTTTAGCTCATAAAGTATTCTGTATGGCATTGTTGATAGTATGCTCAGCAAGCATGTGCTGTAGTAGTCTCAATTACAGTCTTGCTTTTACTGACAATAGGATATTTGCAATAAGCCATATTGGTTcgttaaaagaaagaaactgcGGAAAGTTAAAGGCTTGGCCATGTGGGTCTTTGGTGAACTtgacaaaaaagaggaaaaaacgGATGGGTTTTTGTGGGTTTGTGATAAAAAGGTCACAGGAGGTAGTGGTGGCGaagaaaaagccaaaaattTCAGTGTCTTCTGAGGAAGTTGTGAGGGTTCTGAAGTCGATTGCAGACCCAAAATCTGCTTTTTCATTCTTTAAGTCCTTTGCTGAGTTGCCTAGTGTTGTTCACACCACTGAAACTTGCAATTACATGCTTGAAATCTTGAGGGTTCATAGGAGGGTGGAGGATATGGCTTATGTGTTTGATGTAATGCAAAAACAGATCATAAAGAGGAATTTGGACACTTACCTTACTATCTTTAAGGGTCTTGATATAAGAGGTGGAATTCGACAAGCGCCATCTGCTCTTGAAGAGATGCGAAAATCTGGGTTTATCTTGAATGCGTATTCATACAATGGGTTGATATATAATCTTATTCAGTCTGGCTATTGTAGGGAGGCTTTGGAGGTTTATGAAAGAGTGGTGTCAGAAGGGATTAAGCCTAGCCTGAAGACTTACTCAGCACTTATGGTGTCATTGGGAAAGAGAAGGGATGTTAAAACTGTTATGGGCTTGCTAAAGGAGATGGAAAGTTTAGGACTGAGACCTAATGTTTATACTTTTACTATATGCATTAGAGCACTTGGGAGGGCTGGGAAAATTGATGAGGCATATGAAATTTTCAAGAGAATGGATGAGGAGGGATGTGGCCCCGATGTTATCACTTATACTGTTCTCATTGATGCTCTTTGTACTGCAGGTAAACTTGATAATGCCAAGGAATTGTTTGCAAAAATGAAATCCAGTGGTCATAAACCTGACCGGGTAACCTACATTACTTTGCTGGACAAGTTTAGTGATGGGAAAGACTTGGACACAGTGAAAGAGTTTTGGCGTGAAATGGAAGCTGATGGTTATGCTCCTGATGTGGTTTCTTTCACCATACTTGTCAATGCTTTATGCAAAGCTGGAAATGTTGATGAAGCATTTAGTATGTTGGATATCATGAGGAAACAAGGGGTCTCGCCAAATCTTCATACTTACAACACATTACTTTGTGGACTTCTGCGGTTATGCAGGTTGGACGAGGCATTGAATCTTTTCAACAGCATGGAATGTCTGGGTGTTCCACCTACTGTTTACACATACATCCTTTTCATTGACTACTATGGAAAGTGTGGCAAATCTGGCAAAGCTATTGAGGCCTTTGAGAAGATGAAAGCTAGAGGCATTGTTCCAAATATTGTTGCTTGTAATGCATCTTTGTACAGTCTTGCTGAAGAGGGTAGACTTCAAGAAGCACAACATGTTTATAATGAGCTAAAATATAGTGGGCTTTCTCCAGATTCAGTAACTTACAACATGATGATGAAGTGCTAT
This window encodes:
- the LOC18789952 gene encoding nuclear nucleic acid-binding protein C1D → MEGSSIVPDSVMESVKRTLSHVEEVGLHFHQVLSLSDPDLLAESPPLERAQSLLLLARATTTLFTVRLRCSGVDPDDHPVKSELERLRLYQEKLQRFVDLSKAPLRPSTTLNYQAATRFIEHSLPDLTPDQKRSMRDISRGEGSNIKYLERKVQKKRKYQSPNKQSVQSAANEFLEKAAREILGDSEGGRKGPLQANSSDEENVPMS